In Leisingera methylohalidivorans DSM 14336, a single genomic region encodes these proteins:
- a CDS encoding formate dehydrogenase subunit gamma has product MRAIISDHLHLEGALLPILHALQNACGRIPQEATPLIADALNISKAEVHGVISFYHDFREVPAGRHVVKICRAEACQAVGGNALAEAALARLGVEWHGTTGNGAVTLEPVYCLGLCACGPAAMVDGKVHGRVDEVRMAKLLAEAGA; this is encoded by the coding sequence ATGCGCGCAATCATCTCGGACCATCTGCACCTTGAAGGGGCGCTGTTGCCCATTCTGCATGCATTGCAGAATGCGTGTGGCCGCATTCCCCAGGAGGCCACGCCGCTGATTGCGGATGCGCTGAATATTTCCAAGGCGGAAGTACATGGCGTTATTAGCTTTTACCACGATTTTCGTGAGGTGCCTGCAGGCCGCCATGTGGTGAAGATCTGCCGTGCTGAGGCCTGCCAGGCGGTGGGGGGCAATGCGCTGGCTGAGGCCGCGCTCGCCCGCTTGGGTGTCGAATGGCACGGCACAACCGGAAATGGCGCGGTCACCCTGGAGCCGGTCTATTGCCTGGGGCTGTGCGCCTGCGGCCCGGCCGCCATGGTGGATGGCAAGGTTCACGGCCGCGTGGATGAGGTCCGGATGGCGAAATTGCTGGCGGAGGCCGGGGCATGA
- a CDS encoding D-amino acid dehydrogenase: MKIVVMGAGVIGITTAYYLAKQGAEVVVIDRQMGPGQETSYANAGQLSYGMTSPWAAPGIPVKAVKWMFMKRRPLFIWPLISPVMWKWCAQMLRNCNEESYRVNKGRMVRVSSYSRDVMPDLIAETGIEYDGRQQGTLQLFRTAKQLKASKADQDILAEYGSPYEVLDRDGCIAVEPALAEVRSKFVGGLRLTADRTGDCRMFTIALTEKCIGMGVEFQCGQSIRSIAVENGKIAGVDTEIAGRISGDAYVCAMGSYATGVLNPIGIKLPVYPVKGYSVTLPVTNDACAPQSTIMDETHKVAITRLGDRIRVAGQAEIAGYSNRLGPHATNTVKHVIGDLFPKGGDISRAEGWTGLRPMTPDGTPVLGPTRYENLFLNTGHGTLGWTMACGSGRAVADTVLGRTPEISLEGLTAARYQK, encoded by the coding sequence ATGAAAATCGTCGTTATGGGCGCAGGCGTCATCGGCATCACAACCGCTTACTACCTGGCCAAGCAAGGCGCGGAAGTCGTGGTGATTGACCGCCAGATGGGGCCGGGGCAGGAAACGAGTTATGCCAACGCGGGGCAGCTCAGCTATGGGATGACCTCGCCTTGGGCCGCCCCCGGCATTCCGGTGAAGGCCGTCAAATGGATGTTTATGAAACGCCGCCCGCTGTTTATCTGGCCGTTGATCAGCCCGGTGATGTGGAAATGGTGTGCGCAGATGCTGCGCAACTGCAACGAGGAAAGCTACCGCGTCAACAAGGGGCGCATGGTGCGTGTGTCCAGCTATTCGCGCGACGTCATGCCGGATCTGATCGCTGAAACGGGCATCGAATACGACGGGCGGCAGCAGGGCACCTTGCAGCTGTTCCGCACGGCGAAACAGTTGAAAGCGTCGAAGGCCGATCAGGACATTCTGGCGGAATACGGCTCTCCCTACGAAGTGCTGGACCGCGATGGCTGTATCGCCGTTGAGCCGGCGCTGGCCGAAGTGCGGAGTAAATTCGTCGGCGGTCTGCGGCTGACTGCGGACCGCACCGGGGACTGCCGGATGTTCACCATCGCGCTGACCGAAAAGTGCATCGGGATGGGGGTCGAGTTTCAATGCGGCCAGTCGATCAGATCCATCGCGGTCGAGAACGGCAAGATCGCGGGCGTTGATACCGAGATTGCCGGGCGCATCTCGGGCGATGCCTATGTTTGCGCCATGGGCAGCTATGCCACGGGCGTGCTGAATCCTATCGGGATCAAACTGCCGGTTTATCCCGTAAAAGGTTATTCCGTCACTTTGCCGGTGACAAACGATGCCTGCGCGCCGCAGTCCACGATTATGGACGAGACCCACAAGGTTGCAATCACACGGCTGGGCGACCGCATCCGTGTTGCAGGCCAGGCCGAGATTGCGGGCTATTCCAACCGTTTAGGGCCACATGCCACCAATACGGTCAAACATGTGATCGGCGATTTGTTCCCTAAGGGCGGGGATATCTCGCGCGCGGAAGGCTGGACAGGTCTGCGGCCCATGACGCCGGATGGAACACCGGTCTTGGGGCCGACACGGTATGAAAACCTGTTCCTGAACACCGGTCATGGAACATTGGGTTGGACGATGGCCTGCGGTTCAGGGCGTGCGGTCGCGGACACAGTGCTGGGCAGGACGCCCGAAATCTCACTGGAGGGCCTCACAGCCGCGCGCTACCAAAAATAA
- a CDS encoding cation:proton antiporter — MDIVIISAVIASLFLVIGAAEPLAARLRLPYSVILAVLGILIGSGAIFFLRTELTDALNPVAEAILGLPISSNVFLYIFLPTLLFQATLGMNLRRMLDDWVPIMVLAVVAVVAATLGVGYALSWTSALPLAACLLVGAIVSTTDPSAVVSIFRSISAPRRLSRIIEGESLLNDAAAIALFGLFMGFVMLGVPDPDLGEALAQFPILILGGALTGWLAARIAIWMMALFGAHELALISVSAALPYLAYIGSEQIVGASGVIAVVAAGLTLNLAGPGRLPPQAWTSLGEVWDLLAHWAGALIFILTALLIPRLLEAVQLYDFVLIGVVILAAIAARAVILFGLLPLLTLIKVSPAVEPAYRTAILWGGLRGAVTLALALAVTESLLVPDEVKRLVGILATGFTLFTLLVQGTTLRTVIRRLGLDRLSPIDEVMSRQVVAVALQTVREDVARTTEDYALPRDVVRSEAKLFGERLDKAVKATEDSEEILDRDRITLGLIALAGFERDTIIQRVRERTISARMAEKTLLDADRLIEGARAKGRNGYQQAARRSVAYGRAFRLAGLLHGRLGLSAPLVRLTADRFELLLSQRLTLRDLDAFIEGRIRRIHRRRVADLLLEMLTRRIEMVETALDGLRLQYPGYAEKLERRFIRRTALRLEEREYTAMREDGLIGAEVHTTLMQDLMARRAQEEDRPQLDIAVQRLELVRQFPLFADMDDRTIRQLGRALKTRYANAGSIVLRKDGTVKSVFFIASGAVELETAGQTWRLGRGEMFGQVAILSKNARSAEARAIAPTTLLVLDVARFRSLLKRSAALQEAVRASAEQRGLNPEALLAKN; from the coding sequence ATGGATATCGTTATTATTTCTGCGGTGATTGCATCGCTCTTTCTTGTGATCGGTGCCGCAGAGCCGCTGGCGGCGCGCCTGCGTCTGCCCTACAGCGTAATCCTTGCGGTGTTGGGTATCCTCATCGGATCGGGCGCGATCTTTTTCCTGCGCACCGAACTGACCGATGCGCTCAATCCGGTGGCAGAGGCTATACTTGGCCTGCCGATCAGCTCGAACGTCTTTCTCTACATCTTCCTGCCGACGCTGCTGTTTCAGGCAACGCTGGGGATGAACCTGCGCCGGATGCTGGACGATTGGGTTCCGATCATGGTTCTGGCGGTCGTGGCAGTTGTTGCTGCGACCCTCGGCGTTGGATATGCGCTGTCCTGGACAAGTGCGCTGCCCTTGGCCGCCTGCCTGTTGGTCGGTGCGATTGTTTCGACAACCGACCCCTCGGCAGTGGTTTCGATCTTCCGGTCGATCTCGGCCCCCCGCCGCCTGTCCCGGATCATCGAAGGTGAAAGCCTGTTGAACGACGCCGCAGCCATCGCACTGTTCGGACTGTTCATGGGCTTTGTGATGCTGGGGGTGCCGGACCCGGACCTGGGCGAGGCCCTGGCACAGTTTCCTATTCTGATCCTGGGCGGTGCGCTGACCGGCTGGCTGGCAGCGCGCATCGCGATCTGGATGATGGCGCTGTTCGGCGCGCATGAGCTGGCATTGATCTCGGTCTCCGCTGCGCTGCCCTACCTTGCCTATATCGGGTCGGAACAAATTGTCGGCGCGTCTGGGGTGATCGCTGTCGTTGCCGCGGGATTGACACTCAACCTGGCCGGGCCGGGGCGCCTGCCGCCCCAGGCGTGGACCAGCCTGGGCGAGGTTTGGGATTTGCTGGCTCATTGGGCCGGTGCACTGATCTTCATCCTTACGGCATTGCTGATCCCCCGGCTGCTGGAAGCGGTTCAGCTTTACGATTTTGTCCTGATCGGTGTTGTAATCCTCGCGGCGATTGCGGCGCGTGCGGTCATCCTGTTCGGGCTGCTGCCCCTGCTTACCCTGATCAAGGTGTCGCCCGCTGTCGAACCGGCCTACCGGACTGCGATCCTGTGGGGCGGGTTGCGTGGTGCTGTCACCCTTGCACTGGCGCTTGCCGTCACCGAAAGCCTGCTTGTCCCTGACGAGGTCAAGCGTCTGGTCGGTATCCTTGCAACAGGATTCACCCTGTTCACGCTGCTGGTGCAGGGAACGACGCTGCGGACCGTCATCCGCAGGCTGGGGCTTGACCGCCTGTCACCAATTGACGAGGTGATGTCGCGGCAAGTGGTCGCCGTTGCCTTGCAGACCGTCCGCGAGGATGTGGCGCGGACAACCGAAGATTACGCTCTGCCCCGCGATGTCGTGCGCTCCGAGGCAAAGCTGTTCGGCGAACGGCTGGACAAAGCTGTGAAAGCCACCGAAGACAGCGAGGAAATCCTGGATCGCGACCGGATCACCCTGGGGCTGATCGCGCTTGCCGGTTTTGAACGGGACACGATTATCCAGCGCGTCCGCGAACGCACGATTTCGGCCCGCATGGCGGAAAAGACCTTGCTGGATGCTGACAGGCTGATCGAAGGCGCGCGCGCAAAGGGGCGCAACGGCTATCAGCAGGCTGCGCGCAGGTCGGTCGCCTATGGCCGCGCCTTCAGGCTGGCAGGGCTGCTTCACGGCAGGCTGGGGCTGTCGGCCCCGCTTGTGCGGCTGACGGCAGACCGGTTCGAGCTTCTGCTGTCGCAACGGCTGACCCTGCGCGATCTCGATGCCTTCATCGAAGGCCGCATCCGCCGTATTCATAGGCGGCGGGTTGCAGACCTTCTGCTCGAAATGCTCACGCGGCGGATCGAAATGGTGGAAACGGCGCTGGATGGCCTGCGGCTGCAATACCCCGGCTATGCCGAGAAACTGGAACGGCGCTTCATCCGGCGCACCGCACTTCGGCTTGAGGAGCGGGAATACACTGCCATGCGCGAGGACGGCTTGATCGGTGCGGAAGTCCACACAACCCTGATGCAGGACCTGATGGCGCGCCGCGCCCAGGAAGAGGATCGCCCGCAGCTCGACATCGCCGTGCAGCGCCTTGAACTTGTGCGGCAGTTCCCCCTGTTTGCGGATATGGACGACAGGACAATCCGGCAACTGGGACGCGCATTGAAAACCCGCTATGCCAATGCCGGCAGCATCGTCTTGCGCAAGGACGGCACTGTGAAAAGTGTGTTCTTCATTGCCTCCGGTGCTGTGGAGCTGGAAACAGCCGGTCAGACCTGGCGGCTGGGCAGGGGCGAAATGTTCGGGCAGGTGGCCATCCTGTCGAAGAACGCCCGCAGTGCCGAAGCCCGCGCGATCGCTCCGACGACGCTTCTTGTGCTGGACGTTGCACGGTTCCGGTCTCTGTTGAAAAGAAGCGCCGCCTTGCAGGAGGCTGTGCGCGCGAGTGCCGAACAGCGTGGCCTGAACCCGGAAGCGCTTCTTGCAAAAAACTGA
- the fdhD gene encoding formate dehydrogenase accessory sulfurtransferase FdhD has protein sequence MTLFCPSQSLPGLSVRCDGQRPVLRSLPEELPVAMVFEGSTQGVMMATPQDIEDFAVGFALSEGYVRHLGEISEFETAEHGGGIEARFWLPPERAAALTARRRAMMGPVGCGLCGIDSLDQALRPLPVLASGGPVFAAAEVAQAADALRSHQPLHDQTHATHAAGFLLPGQGIVLAREDVGRHNALDKLIGALARAGMDPASGAMVLTSRVSVEMVQKTVMAGARSLIAVSAPTAHALRLAQGANLTLAAFARGGGFDLYSCPERIKNGEKHVA, from the coding sequence ATGACGCTCTTCTGCCCAAGCCAAAGCCTGCCCGGCCTGTCCGTCCGCTGTGACGGGCAGCGCCCGGTGCTGCGCAGCCTGCCTGAGGAGCTGCCGGTTGCCATGGTATTCGAAGGCAGCACCCAGGGTGTGATGATGGCGACCCCCCAGGATATCGAGGATTTTGCCGTGGGATTTGCCCTCAGCGAGGGCTATGTCCGGCATTTGGGTGAAATTTCCGAGTTCGAAACCGCCGAGCATGGCGGCGGCATCGAGGCCCGTTTCTGGCTGCCGCCGGAGCGCGCTGCAGCGCTGACGGCACGGCGCCGGGCGATGATGGGTCCGGTGGGCTGCGGGCTCTGCGGTATCGACAGCCTGGACCAGGCGCTGCGCCCGCTGCCGGTGCTGGCTTCGGGCGGTCCGGTATTTGCAGCCGCCGAAGTTGCCCAAGCGGCTGATGCGCTGCGCAGCCACCAGCCCCTCCACGACCAGACCCATGCCACCCATGCGGCCGGCTTCCTGCTGCCGGGGCAGGGTATTGTCCTCGCCCGGGAGGATGTCGGGCGCCACAATGCATTGGACAAGCTGATCGGTGCGCTTGCCCGCGCCGGTATGGATCCGGCATCCGGCGCGATGGTGCTGACCAGCCGGGTGTCGGTCGAAATGGTGCAGAAAACCGTGATGGCCGGCGCCCGCAGCCTGATTGCTGTTTCCGCCCCCACCGCCCATGCGCTGCGCCTGGCCCAGGGCGCAAACCTTACACTCGCCGCTTTTGCCCGCGGCGGCGGCTTTGACCTTTATTCCTGCCCTGAGCGGATCAAAAACGGAGAGAAACATGTCGCCTGA
- the fdhF gene encoding formate dehydrogenase subunit alpha, with amino-acid sequence MKDLIIPWDSDRDMGTPAREGAPVSLTIDGFDITVPEGTSVMWAAAEAGFQIPKLCATDSLEAFGSCRLCVVEIDGRRGTPASCTTPVAPGMVVRTQSEKVKKIRKGVMELYISDHPLDCLTCAANGDCELQDMAGVTGLRDVRYQAPAGSGLANHFEARQNGEANPQYIPKDDSNPYFSYDPAKCIVCNRCVRACEEVQGTFALTIEGRGFDSRVSAGTAADDFLASDCVSCGACVQACPTATLQEKSVIELGTPERSVITTCAYCGVGCSFKAELNGDELVRMVPYKHGKANRGHSCVKGRFAYGYAKHKDRILNPMIRDSIDEPWRQVSWEQALGFAAARMRGLQEKHGKKSIGVITSSRCTNEETFLVQKLARGVFGNNNTDTCARVCHSPTGYGLGQTFGTSAGTQDFDSVEHTDVVIVIGANPTDGHPVFASRLKKRLRAGAELIVIDPRRTNLVKSPHIQAAQHLALRPGTNVAVVTALAHVIVTEGLMDETFIRERCDWDEFQVYAEFVSEPRHSPEATELLTGVPAADLRAAARLFATGGNGAIYYGLGVTEHSQGSTTVMGIANLAMLTGNIGRKGVGVNPLRGQNNVQGSCDMGSFPHELPGYRHVKGPEVRAVFEEAWGVEIDPEPGLRIPNMLDAAVEGSFKGLYCQGEDILQSDPDTKHVAAGLAAMECVIVHDLFLNETANYAHVFLPGSTFLEKDGTFTNAERRINRVRKVMAPLNGYADWEVTQLLANAMGAGWTYTHPAQIMDEIAATTPSFAGVDYALLEEKGSIQWPCNEAHPEGTPLMHVDGFVRGKGRFIVTEYVATDEKSGPRFPLLLTTGRILSQYNVGAQTRRTENVVWHDQDVLEIHPHDAEVRGVKQGGWIKLASRSGETTLRAELTDRVSPGVVYTTFHHPDTQANVITTDFSDWATNCPEYKVTAVQVSLSNGPTGWQEDYTAQAQRSRRILPAAE; translated from the coding sequence ATGAAAGACCTGATCATCCCCTGGGACAGTGACCGCGACATGGGCACCCCGGCGCGCGAGGGCGCCCCGGTCTCCCTGACCATTGACGGCTTTGATATCACCGTGCCCGAGGGAACCTCGGTCATGTGGGCCGCCGCCGAGGCGGGGTTCCAGATCCCCAAACTGTGCGCCACAGACAGTCTTGAGGCCTTCGGATCCTGCCGCCTCTGCGTGGTCGAGATCGACGGCCGCCGCGGCACGCCTGCCTCCTGCACCACGCCGGTTGCGCCGGGCATGGTGGTGCGCACTCAGTCGGAGAAAGTGAAGAAGATCCGCAAGGGGGTGATGGAGCTGTACATCTCCGATCATCCGCTGGACTGCCTGACCTGTGCCGCCAACGGCGATTGCGAGCTGCAGGACATGGCCGGCGTCACCGGCCTGCGCGATGTGCGCTATCAGGCCCCTGCGGGCAGCGGTCTGGCCAATCATTTCGAGGCGCGCCAGAACGGCGAGGCCAACCCGCAGTACATCCCCAAGGACGACAGCAACCCTTACTTCAGCTACGACCCGGCGAAATGCATCGTCTGCAACCGCTGTGTGCGCGCCTGCGAAGAGGTGCAGGGCACCTTTGCCCTGACCATCGAAGGCCGCGGGTTCGACAGCCGGGTCAGCGCCGGCACCGCGGCGGATGATTTTCTGGCCTCCGACTGCGTCAGCTGCGGCGCCTGTGTGCAGGCCTGCCCGACCGCGACATTGCAGGAGAAATCGGTGATCGAACTGGGCACGCCCGAGCGCTCGGTGATCACCACCTGCGCCTATTGCGGCGTCGGCTGCTCCTTCAAGGCGGAACTGAACGGCGATGAGCTGGTCCGCATGGTGCCCTACAAGCACGGCAAGGCCAACCGCGGCCATTCCTGCGTCAAGGGACGGTTCGCCTATGGCTATGCTAAGCACAAGGACCGCATTCTGAACCCGATGATCCGCGACAGCATCGACGAGCCCTGGCGCCAGGTCTCCTGGGAGCAGGCGCTGGGCTTCGCTGCCGCCCGGATGCGGGGGCTGCAGGAAAAGCACGGCAAGAAGTCGATCGGTGTGATCACTTCCAGCCGCTGCACCAACGAGGAAACCTTCCTGGTGCAGAAACTGGCCCGCGGAGTGTTCGGCAACAACAACACCGACACCTGCGCCAGGGTCTGCCACTCGCCCACCGGTTACGGCCTGGGCCAGACCTTCGGCACCTCGGCCGGCACCCAGGATTTCGACTCGGTCGAGCATACCGATGTGGTGATCGTGATCGGCGCCAACCCGACCGACGGCCACCCGGTCTTTGCCAGCCGCCTGAAAAAGCGCCTGCGCGCCGGTGCCGAACTGATCGTGATCGACCCGCGCCGCACCAACCTGGTGAAATCGCCGCATATCCAGGCGGCACAGCACCTTGCCCTGCGCCCCGGCACCAATGTTGCCGTGGTGACAGCATTGGCGCATGTGATCGTGACCGAAGGGCTGATGGACGAGACCTTCATCCGGGAGCGCTGCGACTGGGATGAATTCCAGGTCTATGCCGAGTTCGTCTCCGAGCCGCGTCACAGCCCGGAGGCAACAGAATTGCTGACCGGCGTTCCGGCGGCAGATCTGCGCGCCGCGGCCCGGCTGTTTGCCACCGGCGGCAATGGCGCGATCTACTATGGCCTGGGCGTCACCGAGCACAGCCAGGGGTCGACCACAGTAATGGGCATCGCCAACCTCGCGATGCTGACCGGCAACATCGGCCGCAAGGGCGTCGGGGTGAACCCGCTGCGCGGCCAGAACAACGTGCAGGGCTCCTGCGACATGGGATCGTTCCCGCACGAGCTGCCGGGCTACCGCCATGTGAAAGGCCCCGAGGTGCGCGCGGTTTTCGAGGAAGCCTGGGGCGTCGAGATCGACCCCGAACCCGGTCTGCGCATCCCCAATATGCTGGATGCCGCCGTCGAGGGCAGCTTCAAGGGGCTTTACTGCCAGGGCGAGGATATCCTGCAATCCGACCCGGACACCAAACATGTGGCGGCGGGGCTTGCGGCGATGGAATGCGTCATCGTGCATGACCTGTTCCTGAATGAGACCGCGAATTACGCGCATGTGTTCCTGCCCGGCTCCACTTTCCTGGAAAAGGACGGCACCTTCACCAACGCCGAGCGCCGCATCAACCGCGTGCGCAAGGTGATGGCGCCGCTGAACGGCTACGCGGACTGGGAAGTGACCCAGCTGCTGGCCAATGCGATGGGCGCGGGCTGGACCTACACGCACCCGGCGCAGATCATGGATGAGATCGCCGCAACCACGCCCTCCTTCGCTGGGGTCGATTACGCGCTGCTGGAGGAGAAGGGCTCGATCCAATGGCCCTGCAATGAGGCGCATCCGGAAGGCACGCCGCTGATGCATGTGGATGGCTTCGTCCGTGGCAAGGGCCGGTTCATCGTCACTGAATATGTGGCAACGGATGAAAAATCCGGTCCCCGCTTCCCGCTGCTGCTGACCACCGGCCGGATCCTCAGCCAATACAACGTGGGCGCCCAGACCCGGCGCACCGAAAACGTGGTGTGGCACGATCAGGACGTGCTGGAAATCCATCCGCACGATGCCGAGGTGCGGGGGGTGAAACAGGGCGGCTGGATCAAACTGGCCTCGCGTTCGGGCGAGACCACGCTGCGGGCCGAGCTGACCGACCGCGTCAGCCCCGGCGTGGTCTACACCACCTTCCACCATCCGGACACGCAGGCCAATGTGATCACCACCGACTTCTCGGACTGGGCCACCAATTGCCCGGAATACAAGGTGACGGCGGTGCAGGTGAGCCTGTCGAACGGGCCGACGGGCTGGCAGGAGGATTACACCGCCCAGGCCCAGCGGTCGCGCCGCATCCTGCCCGCAGCGGAGTAG
- a CDS encoding LysR family transcriptional regulator produces MLDKLEMYIAVAREEHFGRAAAALGITQPTLSAGVKQLEEQLGVQLIFRGSRYGGLTPEGQSALSWARKIVGDSRQLKEEMRFSRHGLTGQLRIAVIPTALTWAAKLTARFSEKHPKVRFTILSRTSAEILSMIENFSVDAGISYLDNEPMGKVSSVPLYREHYMLVCHRDSPFAERRTVGWAELNGQKLCLLTPDMQNRRIIDKNFRESGVSPEAWIESNSTIVLTVNVEDGGWMTVLPADMARSLAAGKPLKIIPMEVAEVVHSVGLVAPYREPHTPVLKALLTEARRMSKAG; encoded by the coding sequence ATGCTCGATAAACTTGAGATGTACATCGCGGTCGCCAGGGAAGAGCATTTCGGGCGCGCTGCAGCGGCGCTTGGCATTACCCAGCCAACGCTGTCTGCGGGTGTCAAACAATTGGAAGAGCAGCTGGGCGTGCAGCTGATTTTCCGCGGATCACGCTATGGCGGGCTGACGCCGGAAGGGCAAAGCGCTCTCTCCTGGGCCAGGAAAATCGTCGGGGATTCGCGGCAGCTGAAAGAGGAGATGCGCTTTTCCCGGCACGGCCTGACCGGCCAGCTGCGCATCGCCGTGATCCCGACAGCGCTGACCTGGGCGGCGAAACTGACAGCCCGCTTCAGCGAAAAACACCCGAAGGTGCGCTTCACGATTCTTTCCCGCACCTCGGCGGAGATCCTCTCGATGATCGAGAATTTCTCGGTCGACGCAGGTATTTCCTATCTCGACAATGAGCCGATGGGCAAGGTCAGCTCGGTGCCTTTGTACCGGGAGCATTACATGCTGGTGTGCCATCGCGATTCACCTTTCGCGGAACGCAGGACGGTTGGCTGGGCGGAACTGAACGGGCAGAAGCTTTGCCTGCTGACGCCGGATATGCAGAACCGCCGGATCATCGACAAGAATTTTCGCGAATCAGGAGTGAGCCCGGAAGCCTGGATCGAGTCGAATTCGACCATTGTTCTTACCGTGAATGTGGAGGATGGCGGCTGGATGACCGTGCTTCCGGCGGATATGGCACGGTCTCTGGCAGCGGGAAAGCCGCTGAAAATCATTCCCATGGAGGTGGCCGAAGTCGTTCACTCGGTCGGACTGGTTGCCCCGTACCGGGAGCCTCATACCCCTGTATTAAAGGCACTTCTGACCGAAGCGCGGCGGATGTCGAAGGCTGGTTGA
- a CDS encoding formate dehydrogenase subunit delta, with amino-acid sequence MSPEKMVMMANQIATFFKTQPGGGQAENVAAHINDFWEPRMRSQLISYAAKGETDLDPLVQTALHTVRARADG; translated from the coding sequence ATGTCGCCTGAGAAAATGGTGATGATGGCCAACCAGATTGCCACCTTCTTCAAAACCCAGCCTGGCGGCGGCCAGGCCGAAAATGTGGCGGCCCACATCAATGACTTCTGGGAGCCGCGGATGCGCAGCCAGCTGATCAGCTATGCCGCAAAGGGAGAAACGGATTTGGACCCGCTGGTGCAAACGGCATTGCACACGGTGCGCGCGCGCGCTGATGGATAG
- a CDS encoding formate dehydrogenase beta subunit has product MKIYVPMDSAAKALGADDVAAAIIAEAASRGLEIELIRNGTRGMIWLEPLVEIDRGAGRVGYGPVLPADVPALLDGTLKGLGRVEQIPFFARQTRLTFARCGVTDPLNLDDYQAHGGLAGLRRAAGLSSTEIVEEVTQSGLRGRGGAGFPTGIKWNTVRQAEADQKYIVCNADEGDSGTFADRVIMEGDPFCLIEGMAIAGLGVGATKGYIYLRSEYPDAIRVMQEAVRIARANGVLGADVLGAGRAFDMEIRVGAGAYVCGEETSLLNSLEGKRGVVRAKPPLPALQGFLGKPTVVNNVISLATVPVILEKGAQHYADFGLGRSRGTIPVQIAGNVKHGGLFETAFGMPLGELVLDIAGGTASGRPVKAVQVGGPLGAYMPLERFDTPFGYEEFDGAGGLIGHAGMVVFDDSADMLQMARFAMEFCAVESCGKCTPCRIGAVRGVETIDRIAAGDPGAIPLLTDLCETMTDGSLCALGGFTPYPVMSALTHFPEDFATAKEAAE; this is encoded by the coding sequence ATGAAGATCTACGTTCCCATGGACAGCGCCGCCAAGGCGCTGGGCGCTGATGACGTGGCCGCAGCGATCATCGCCGAGGCCGCCAGCCGCGGGCTGGAAATTGAACTGATCCGCAACGGCACCCGCGGCATGATCTGGCTGGAGCCTCTGGTGGAGATCGACCGCGGCGCAGGCCGCGTGGGCTATGGCCCGGTGTTGCCCGCCGATGTGCCCGCGCTGCTGGACGGCACCCTGAAGGGCCTCGGGCGGGTTGAGCAGATCCCGTTTTTCGCCAGGCAGACCCGGCTCACCTTTGCCCGCTGCGGCGTGACTGATCCGCTGAACCTGGACGATTACCAGGCCCATGGCGGTCTGGCCGGGCTGCGCCGGGCGGCGGGCCTGAGCAGCACGGAGATCGTGGAAGAGGTCACCCAATCCGGTCTGCGCGGCCGCGGCGGGGCGGGGTTTCCGACCGGGATCAAGTGGAACACGGTGCGGCAGGCCGAAGCGGATCAGAAATACATCGTCTGCAACGCCGACGAGGGCGACAGCGGCACTTTTGCCGACCGCGTGATCATGGAAGGCGACCCCTTCTGCCTGATCGAGGGGATGGCGATTGCCGGCCTCGGCGTGGGTGCCACCAAGGGCTATATCTACCTGCGGTCGGAATACCCCGATGCCATCCGCGTGATGCAGGAGGCAGTCCGCATCGCCCGTGCAAACGGCGTCCTGGGCGCCGATGTTCTGGGGGCGGGCCGGGCCTTTGACATGGAAATCCGCGTGGGCGCTGGCGCCTATGTCTGCGGCGAGGAAACCTCGCTGCTGAACAGTCTCGAGGGCAAGCGCGGCGTGGTGCGGGCCAAACCGCCGCTGCCCGCGTTGCAAGGCTTTCTGGGCAAGCCCACCGTGGTCAACAACGTCATCAGCCTCGCCACCGTGCCGGTGATCCTTGAGAAGGGCGCGCAGCATTATGCGGACTTCGGCCTGGGCCGGTCCCGCGGCACCATTCCGGTGCAGATTGCCGGCAACGTGAAGCACGGCGGGCTGTTCGAGACTGCCTTTGGGATGCCGCTGGGCGAGCTGGTGCTGGACATCGCCGGCGGCACTGCCTCCGGCCGGCCGGTGAAGGCGGTGCAGGTCGGCGGGCCGCTGGGCGCCTACATGCCTCTCGAAAGATTCGATACACCCTTCGGTTATGAGGAGTTCGACGGCGCAGGCGGGCTGATCGGCCATGCCGGCATGGTGGTGTTCGACGACAGCGCAGACATGCTTCAGATGGCGCGTTTTGCGATGGAATTCTGCGCCGTGGAAAGCTGCGGCAAATGCACCCCCTGCCGGATCGGCGCGGTGCGCGGTGTGGAAACCATCGACCGCATCGCCGCTGGCGACCCCGGCGCCATCCCGCTGCTGACCGATCTTTGCGAGACGATGACGGACGGTTCGCTCTGCGCTCTGGGCGGGTTCACCCCTTACCCGGTGATGTCCGCACTCACCCATTTCCCCGAAGATTTCGCCACCGCCAAGGAGGCTGCAGAATGA